The Quercus lobata isolate SW786 chromosome 4, ValleyOak3.0 Primary Assembly, whole genome shotgun sequence genome segment TCCAACTACCCTAGTTATGCTtcggtgattttaatgaaatccTTTCAATGGATGAGaaatttgggggagaaaatCGCACCCAGCAACAGATGGATGGTTTTAGGGGAATAGTAAATTATTGTGGTTTCCATGACTTGGGATATTCTAGTCCGGACTATACATGGAGCAATATGCAAGAGGGGGAGAATAGAATTTGCCTCAGATTAGATAGGGCATTGGCTACCTCTGAGTGGTCAGCCAAATTTGGAGGGATGAAAATGTACCATTTAGTGGATTCAGCTTTAGACCATTGTGCATTACTAGTCACAAACTCCAAAACTAGGCACCGGCCAAGGGTTAGACACTTCCACTTTGAAGCTTAGTGGACTAAAAGAGAGGATTGCAAGGCCATTATTGAGGCCTCTTAGGGATTCAGAGTGGACCTTAGCACACCGGAAGGCATATCAAAAAATCTCAGAAACTGTGCTGCTGAACTTTCCAGATGGAATTCTACGATCTATGGGCAAATTCCAAAGAAAATCCAGGAAAAAGAAATGTGTTGAATGCCCTAGCCATGCAAGAAAAGGATGAGGATGTGAGTCTGAAGATTAACAAGCTAAAGGGAAAGATTAATGATCTCCTTGATGATGAGGAATTTTATTGGGGACAACGGGCAAAAGCCCACTGGCTTAAAGAGGGTGACAGAAACACTAAGTTTTTCCATGCACAAGCTTTAGAAATGAGAAAACAGAATACTATTGTGGGCATTTGGGATGAGCAGGGAAGATGGTGTGATGAAGAAGAAAGCATTGCCCAAGCTGCCATGTCTTATTTTGACAACATATACAGCTCCTCCCACCCAAGCCATATTGAGGAAGTAATTGAAGCAATCTCTTCTAAGGTGATAGATGACATGAATGAAAGCCTAACAAGGGAATTAACCAATAAAAAAGTAGTAGTTGCACTAAAACAAATCCACCCTAACAAGGCTCTAGGACTAGACGGTATGTCCGCcgtatttttttagaaatattggAGTATTGTTGGTAACAATGTTACAAATATGGCCCTAAATGTCCTCAACCATAACATTCCCATACCAGAGCTCAACAAAACCAATATCTCCctaattccaaaaataaataacccCAAAAGAATGACTGACTTTCACCCCATTAGCCTATACAATGTAGTTTATAAGCtcatttctaaaattcttgcCAACCATCTAAAAGCTCTCCTACCCCACATTAtatcaaagaatcaaaatgccTTCACCTCTGATAGGCTCATCACAGATAATGTGCTAGTGGCTTTCGAGTTGATGCATTATTTAGATCACAAAACATTAGGGAAAGAGAGCTTTATGGCCATCAAACTTGACATGAGTAATGCATTTGATAGGGTTGAATGGGGTTTCATATCTAAGGTtatggaaaaaatggggttttgcaATAGATGGATTAACTTGGTCATGCAATACATCACATCGGTATCATACTCTGTCCTCATCAACAGTGTTGCTCACAAAACATCTATCCTTCGAGAGGTCTCCGCCAAGGTGACCCACTCATTCACCAAAtagtgaacattttttttttgggtctttttaattaaaaaatatgataaaatgataaaaaaaattttctaaaaaaacaaaacacatataagaaaaaataaaaataaaaatttaccttTAGCTGTTACACAGATTCAAGAACATTGGTTCacaattttcaattcaattcaatggGCTCCAACATCACTGTTTTAAGGTCAATTTGAGTCAAGCCAAACTATTGAAGGATTAATCCAAGGCTCAAACCCCTACCCCAACACAAATACTTCAAGCTTAAACATCTTAGC includes the following:
- the LOC115985731 gene encoding uncharacterized protein LOC115985731, which codes for MDEKFGGENRTQQQMDGFRGIVNYCGFHDLGYSSPDYTWSNMQEGENRICLRLDRALATSEWSAKFGGMKMYHLVDSALDHCALLVTNSKTRHRPRMEFYDLWANSKENPGKRNVLNALAMQEKDEDVSLKINKLKGKINDLLDDEEFYWGQRAKAHWLKEGDRNTKFFHAQALEMRKQNTIVGIWDEQGRWCDEEESIAQAAMSYFDNIYSSSHPSHIEEVIEAISSKVIDDMNESLTRELTNKKVVVALKQIHPNKALGLDVYKLISKILANHLKALLPHIISKNQNAFTSDRLITDNVLVAFELMHYLDHKTLGKESFMAIKLDMSNAFDRVEWGFISKVMEKMGFCNRWINLVMQYITSVSYSVLINSVAHKTSILREVSAKNYPPLESFDHPQINTKHVWKIKNHVGTNPNGTKKQVSLAKAALNWQAANDVAQNQVLSKILDDQQKMAEVVTHTFSSLNSLIEDLKKKIRMVE